The proteins below are encoded in one region of Streptomyces roseirectus:
- a CDS encoding TetR/AcrR family transcriptional regulator — MPPPAVPAYRRLSVEERRSQLLDSALTLFAHRAPEDVSLDDVAEAAGVSRPLVYRYFPGGKQQLYEAALRSAAEELRHCFDEPHDGPLLTRLGRALDRYLGFVDEHATGFSALLQGGSVVETSRTTAIVDGVRRAAADHIYSHLGVTDPGPRLRMTVRMWITAVEASSLIWLDEEKQPPSGELRDWLVEQFVAVLTVTAGRDPQTAALLAAFTPGT; from the coding sequence ATGCCGCCCCCCGCAGTGCCCGCCTACCGCCGTCTCAGTGTCGAGGAGCGCCGCAGCCAGCTCCTCGACTCCGCGCTCACCCTGTTCGCGCACCGCGCCCCCGAGGACGTCTCGCTCGACGACGTCGCGGAGGCGGCGGGGGTCTCCCGGCCGCTCGTGTACCGGTACTTCCCGGGCGGGAAGCAGCAACTGTACGAGGCGGCGCTGCGCTCGGCCGCCGAGGAGCTGCGGCACTGCTTCGACGAACCCCACGACGGCCCCCTCCTCACCCGCCTCGGCCGGGCCCTGGACCGCTACCTCGGCTTCGTCGACGAGCACGCCACCGGTTTCAGCGCGCTGCTCCAGGGCGGCAGTGTCGTCGAGACGTCCCGGACGACGGCCATCGTCGACGGGGTCCGGCGGGCCGCCGCCGACCACATCTACAGCCACCTCGGGGTCACCGACCCCGGCCCGCGCCTGCGGATGACGGTCCGGATGTGGATCACGGCCGTCGAGGCGTCGTCGCTGATCTGGCTGGACGAGGAGAAGCAGCCTCCCTCCGGAGAGCTACGGGACTGGCTGGTCGAGCAGTTCGTGGCCGTCCTCACGGTCACCGCGGGCCGCGACCCCCAGACGGCCGCCCTCCTCGCGGCGTTCACCCCTGGTACCTGA
- a CDS encoding MerR family transcriptional regulator: MPDSELMPIGVFARRTGLTPSALRFYDDSGVLTPSEVAPDTGYRYYGADQVERARAVRRLRELGMPLTEVAAVLDAGEGDGVRLIDEHVARVLGDAAEVRRRAVSVKASLAGALSAGVPSAGVPSLPVAVLKGPVLADAVEQVLTATVREPGLPVLGGVRVEATAEAFILTATDRYRLATRTLAPTEGAATDWAATVDGDELRAVVAEIRRSAVVRVEAGPHGVRLRMAGREDRYCAVLAAEFPDHRLMLASLPEVVTRVTVAKGELLGALGEQAGERVVLGVGSRGVGEPGVGDVGVTPHVLRVLPPGDYGSGVPLPAHVTGPALRITFDVTTLYPAVSTAIGPDVLLDLRGPDLPVTIRSADRGDLTTLAMPVRP; the protein is encoded by the coding sequence GTGCCGGACAGTGAACTGATGCCGATCGGGGTGTTCGCCCGCCGTACCGGGCTGACACCGAGTGCCCTGCGTTTTTACGACGACTCCGGGGTGCTGACTCCCTCCGAGGTAGCCCCTGACACCGGCTACCGGTACTACGGGGCGGACCAGGTGGAGCGGGCGAGAGCGGTGCGCCGGCTGCGGGAGCTGGGGATGCCGCTGACGGAGGTCGCGGCGGTGCTCGACGCGGGTGAGGGGGACGGCGTCCGGCTGATCGACGAGCACGTGGCGCGGGTCCTCGGGGACGCGGCGGAGGTGCGGCGCAGGGCCGTCTCGGTCAAGGCGTCGCTCGCGGGGGCACTGAGCGCGGGGGTGCCGAGCGCGGGGGTGCCGAGTCTGCCGGTCGCCGTGCTGAAGGGGCCGGTGCTGGCCGACGCCGTCGAGCAGGTGCTGACGGCGACCGTGCGGGAGCCTGGGCTGCCGGTGCTCGGCGGGGTGCGCGTCGAGGCGACGGCGGAGGCGTTCATCCTGACCGCCACCGACCGGTACCGGCTCGCCACCCGGACCCTGGCCCCCACCGAGGGGGCGGCCACGGACTGGGCGGCCACGGTCGACGGGGACGAGCTGCGGGCCGTCGTCGCGGAGATCCGGCGCAGTGCCGTCGTCCGGGTGGAGGCGGGGCCCCACGGGGTGCGGCTGCGGATGGCCGGGCGGGAGGACCGGTACTGCGCCGTGCTGGCGGCGGAGTTTCCCGACCACAGGCTGATGCTCGCGTCGCTGCCGGAGGTGGTGACGCGGGTGACGGTGGCGAAGGGGGAGCTGCTGGGGGCGTTGGGGGAGCAGGCGGGGGAGCGGGTGGTGCTGGGGGTCGGTTCGCGGGGCGTGGGGGAGCCGGGGGTGGGGGACGTGGGAGTTACCCCGCACGTCCTACGGGTCCTCCCGCCCGGGGACTACGGGTCCGGCGTACCGCTCCCGGCACACGTGACGGGCCCGGCCCTGCGAATCACCTTCGACGTCACCACCCTCTACCCGGCCGTCAGCACCGCGATCGGCCCGGATGTGCTGCTCGACCTGCGGGGACCAGACCTGCCCGTCACGATCCGGTCGGCCGACCGGGGCGACCTCACCACCCTCGCCATGCCCGTACGACCCTGA
- a CDS encoding styrene monooxygenase/indole monooxygenase family protein, with translation MRKILVVGAGQSGLQLALGLQKHGYEVTLMSNRTADEIRSGRVMSTQCMFHTALQHERDLGINFWESQAPRIEGLGVSVAGPSGERLIDWLGHLDGHAQSVDQRLKMAGWMETFAQRGGQLVIHGAAVGDLDYFSRTYDLVLVAAGKGELVSMFARDPERSPYDTPQRALAVAYVHGLGPRPEHPDTEAVRCNLVPGVGELFVMPTLTTSGRADILFWEGVPGGPLDVFTGVQDPAEHLNLTLELMKTFLPWEYDRAKDAELTDAGATLAGRYAPTVRNPVGHLPGGGLVLGVADVVVANDPITGQGSNSASKCAASYLSAILDHGEKEFDEEWMRATFERYWDTARHVTKWTNAMLAPPPEHVVDLLGAAGQLQPAADRFANAFDNPADFEDFFYEPELTAAYLASLA, from the coding sequence ATGCGGAAGATACTCGTCGTGGGGGCCGGCCAGTCCGGCCTCCAGCTCGCCCTCGGCCTGCAGAAGCACGGCTACGAGGTCACCCTGATGTCCAACCGGACGGCGGACGAGATCCGTTCGGGCCGCGTGATGTCCACGCAGTGCATGTTCCACACGGCCCTCCAGCACGAACGCGACCTCGGGATCAACTTCTGGGAGAGCCAGGCACCCAGGATCGAAGGGCTCGGAGTCTCCGTCGCGGGCCCGTCCGGCGAGCGCCTGATCGACTGGCTCGGCCACCTCGACGGCCACGCCCAGTCCGTCGACCAGCGCCTCAAGATGGCGGGCTGGATGGAGACGTTCGCCCAGCGCGGCGGCCAACTCGTCATCCACGGCGCGGCGGTCGGGGACCTCGACTACTTCTCCCGCACCTACGACCTCGTCCTCGTCGCCGCCGGCAAGGGCGAGTTGGTGTCGATGTTCGCCCGCGACCCCGAGCGCTCCCCGTACGACACCCCGCAGCGCGCCCTCGCCGTCGCCTACGTCCACGGCCTGGGCCCGCGCCCCGAGCACCCGGACACCGAGGCCGTGCGCTGCAACCTGGTACCGGGAGTGGGGGAGTTGTTCGTCATGCCGACGCTGACGACCTCCGGCCGCGCGGACATCCTCTTCTGGGAGGGCGTGCCCGGCGGCCCCCTCGACGTCTTCACCGGCGTCCAGGACCCCGCCGAACACCTCAACCTCACCCTGGAGTTGATGAAGACGTTCCTGCCCTGGGAGTACGACCGGGCCAAGGACGCCGAACTCACCGACGCGGGCGCCACGTTGGCCGGCCGCTACGCCCCCACCGTCCGCAACCCCGTCGGACACCTGCCCGGCGGCGGGCTGGTCCTGGGTGTCGCCGACGTCGTCGTCGCGAACGACCCCATCACCGGCCAGGGCTCCAACTCCGCCTCGAAATGCGCCGCTTCGTACCTCTCCGCGATCCTCGACCACGGGGAGAAGGAGTTCGACGAGGAGTGGATGCGGGCGACGTTCGAGCGGTACTGGGACACCGCCCGGCACGTCACCAAGTGGACCAACGCGATGCTCGCGCCGCCGCCGGAGCACGTCGTCGACCTCCTCGGCGCGGCAGGGCAGTTGCAGCCGGCCGCCGACCGGTTCGCCAACGCCTTCGACAACCCCGCCGACTTCGAGGACTTCTTCTACGAGCCGGAGCTGACGGCGGCGTACCTCGCGTCGCTGGCCTGA
- a CDS encoding DUF3291 domain-containing protein translates to MTSYQLAQVNISRLKFPLDSPELKDFIDALEPVNADADSARGFVWRLGRHRELSQRRPGGPPCSKSLGEVPEGLGCGV, encoded by the coding sequence ATGACCTCCTACCAACTCGCCCAGGTGAACATCTCCCGCCTCAAGTTCCCGCTCGACTCACCGGAGTTGAAGGACTTCATCGACGCCCTCGAACCGGTCAACGCGGACGCCGACTCGGCGCGGGGGTTCGTGTGGCGGCTAGGGCGGCACCGGGAGTTGTCGCAGCGGCGCCCTGGGGGTCCCCCCTGCTCGAAGAGCTTGGGGGAGGTGCCGGAGGGGTTGGGGTGCGGGGTGTGA
- a CDS encoding DUF1062 domain-containing protein, with the protein MLTSWAVMPTCLPAVLRRCHACAGERFHADGRFRVNANHKLLDVWLLLLCDGCGDTAKLTVLERTNVRSVPPELLDRAHANDPGLAAELLCDPVVRRRNRVALDWAGAWRLDTGGSDHLGQETADVEVRFAARIPVRPVRLIAEGFGLTRGEVERLIEEGKIVSTVRLSGRLSDDFTFTLKR; encoded by the coding sequence GTGCTCACCAGCTGGGCGGTCATGCCCACCTGCCTTCCCGCCGTCCTTCGCCGATGCCACGCCTGCGCGGGCGAACGCTTCCACGCGGACGGCCGTTTTCGCGTCAACGCCAACCACAAACTCCTCGACGTCTGGCTCCTCCTGCTGTGCGACGGCTGCGGCGACACCGCGAAGCTGACGGTCCTGGAGCGGACGAACGTGCGCTCCGTACCGCCCGAGCTGCTGGACCGGGCGCACGCCAACGACCCTGGCCTGGCAGCCGAGTTGCTGTGCGACCCGGTCGTCCGGCGGCGCAACCGCGTCGCTCTCGACTGGGCGGGCGCCTGGCGTCTCGACACCGGGGGCTCGGACCACCTCGGCCAGGAGACGGCCGACGTCGAGGTCCGGTTCGCCGCCCGCATCCCGGTCCGGCCCGTCCGGCTGATCGCCGAGGGGTTCGGGCTCACCCGGGGTGAGGTCGAGCGGCTGATCGAGGAGGGGAAGATCGTCTCGACGGTCCGGCTGAGCGGCCGGCTCTCGGACGACTTCACGTTCACGCTGAAACGCTGA
- a CDS encoding AurF N-oxygenase family protein, with product MTTLTETDAVDGLRDALGLLKDREQVAERLLASSAKHSFDPDKELDWDAPFEEGKWFWPPELVSLYDTPMWRRMSEEQRILLSRHEAAALASLGIWFELILMQLLVRHIYDKAATSAHVRYALTEIEDECRHSKMFARLITRGDTPYYPVSRAHHTLGRVFKTISTTPGSFTATLLGEEVLDWMQRLTFPDERVQPLIRGVTRIHVVEEARHVRYAREELRRQMLTAPRWSQEFTRVTSGEFARVFSVAFINPEVYTNVGLDRRAAMEQVRLSGHRREVMQNGARRLTDFLDDIGVLRGVGRRLWRSSGLLA from the coding sequence ATGACGACCCTCACTGAGACCGACGCCGTCGACGGTCTGCGGGACGCGCTCGGGCTGCTCAAGGACCGGGAGCAGGTGGCCGAGCGGCTGCTCGCCTCCTCCGCGAAGCATTCGTTCGACCCGGACAAGGAACTCGACTGGGACGCGCCCTTCGAGGAGGGCAAGTGGTTCTGGCCGCCGGAGCTGGTGTCGCTGTACGACACCCCGATGTGGCGGCGGATGAGCGAGGAGCAGCGCATCCTGCTCTCCCGGCACGAGGCCGCCGCGCTCGCCTCGCTCGGCATCTGGTTCGAGCTGATCCTCATGCAGCTGCTGGTCCGGCACATCTACGACAAGGCCGCGACCAGCGCGCACGTGCGGTACGCGCTCACCGAGATCGAGGACGAGTGCCGGCACTCGAAGATGTTCGCCCGCCTCATCACGCGCGGCGACACCCCCTACTACCCGGTCAGCCGCGCCCACCACACCCTGGGCCGGGTCTTCAAGACCATCTCGACGACGCCGGGTTCGTTCACGGCGACGCTGCTCGGCGAGGAAGTCCTCGACTGGATGCAGCGCCTCACCTTCCCGGACGAGCGCGTCCAGCCGCTGATCCGGGGCGTGACGCGGATCCACGTGGTCGAGGAGGCCCGCCATGTCCGGTACGCCCGCGAGGAGTTGCGCCGGCAGATGCTCACCGCGCCCCGCTGGTCGCAGGAGTTCACACGGGTGACGTCCGGGGAGTTCGCGCGGGTGTTCTCCGTCGCCTTCATCAACCCCGAGGTCTACACGAACGTCGGGCTCGACCGGCGTGCGGCGATGGAGCAGGTCCGGCTGAGCGGGCACCGCCGGGAGGTCATGCAGAACGGCGCGCGCCGGCTCACCGACTTCCTCGACGACATCGGGGTACTACGGGGCGTAGGGCGCCGGCTGTGGCGCTCCTCCGGGCTGCTGGCCTGA
- a CDS encoding GTP-binding protein, which produces MDSVVSDHISAGETWGVDPDENLKSWQTDRTRAPVATKIVVAGGFGVGKTTLVTAVSEITPLQTEALMTQASAATDDLSATPDKLTTTVAMDFGRLTLDDDLVLYLFGTPGQQRFWFMWDDLVRGAIGAVVLADTRRLKDCFPALDYFESYGLPYVVAVNHFDGTERYEPEDVREALTIPQKVPVVVMDARRRNTVIETLLTLVAHALDETPE; this is translated from the coding sequence GTGGACTCCGTCGTCTCTGATCACATATCCGCCGGGGAAACCTGGGGAGTTGATCCCGACGAGAACCTGAAATCCTGGCAGACGGACCGCACCCGCGCCCCCGTCGCGACGAAGATCGTGGTGGCCGGCGGCTTCGGCGTCGGCAAGACGACCCTCGTCACCGCCGTCTCGGAGATCACGCCCCTCCAGACGGAGGCGCTGATGACCCAGGCGTCCGCCGCCACCGACGACCTGAGCGCCACCCCGGACAAGCTCACGACCACGGTCGCCATGGACTTCGGCCGCCTCACGCTGGACGACGACCTGGTGCTGTACCTCTTCGGCACCCCCGGCCAGCAGCGGTTCTGGTTCATGTGGGACGACCTGGTGCGCGGCGCGATCGGCGCCGTCGTCCTCGCCGACACCCGCCGCCTGAAGGACTGCTTCCCCGCGCTGGACTACTTCGAGAGCTACGGACTGCCGTACGTCGTCGCCGTGAACCACTTCGACGGCACCGAACGCTACGAACCCGAGGACGTCCGCGAGGCTCTGACGATCCCTCAGAAGGTCCCGGTCGTCGTCATGGACGCCCGCCGCCGGAACACGGTCATCGAGACCCTGCTCACCCTGGTGGCCCACGCGCTCGACGAAACACCCGAATAG
- a CDS encoding NlpC/P60 family protein: protein MSGRVLRLVCTTVLATQVVLTPSAAVGVPEPAERPVAELLTELQRLYREAESATEAYNATEVRLKARQTELSRLDGELVRARLALDDSRDTAGRLARQQYQSRTDISPYVRLLLAKDPQHALDEGHIIGQLARDRASATTRLAQDEHRRAALSRAARTALDAQLALTAAKKKARDDVRKRLDDVQKLLVSLTPEQLTRLARLEQTQVDQRQKEFMSATGLPETDTPAPPRARQAVRHALDQVGKPYETGSAGPDSYDNSGLAAGSWSRAGARIPRTAKEQWTRLPRVPLKELRPGDLVVYHPEATHVAVYVGKGRVVQAPGPGGRVRITPIATDPVLGAVRPT from the coding sequence ATGTCAGGACGCGTGCTGCGCCTGGTGTGCACGACGGTGCTGGCGACGCAGGTCGTCCTCACCCCGTCGGCCGCGGTGGGTGTGCCGGAGCCCGCCGAGCGGCCCGTCGCCGAGTTGCTGACGGAGCTTCAGCGGCTGTACCGGGAAGCGGAGTCGGCGACGGAGGCGTACAACGCGACGGAGGTGCGGCTCAAGGCGAGACAGACGGAGCTGAGCCGCCTCGACGGCGAACTCGTGCGCGCCCGCCTCGCGTTGGACGACAGCCGGGACACCGCCGGCCGTCTCGCCCGCCAGCAGTACCAGTCCCGCACGGACATCTCCCCGTACGTCCGCCTCCTGCTCGCCAAGGACCCCCAACACGCCCTGGACGAGGGCCACATCATCGGCCAGCTGGCCCGCGACCGCGCCTCGGCGACCACCCGTCTCGCCCAGGACGAACACCGCCGCGCCGCCCTCTCCCGCGCCGCCCGCACCGCCCTGGACGCCCAACTCGCCCTCACCGCGGCCAAGAAGAAGGCCCGCGACGACGTCCGCAAGCGCCTGGACGACGTCCAGAAGCTCCTCGTCTCCCTCACCCCCGAACAGCTCACCCGCCTGGCCCGGCTGGAACAAACCCAAGTCGACCAGCGGCAAAAGGAGTTCATGTCCGCCACCGGGCTCCCCGAGACCGACACACCCGCTCCCCCCAGGGCCCGGCAGGCGGTGCGCCACGCGCTGGACCAGGTGGGCAAGCCCTACGAGACGGGTTCGGCGGGGCCGGACTCGTACGACAACTCCGGTCTGGCGGCGGGGAGCTGGAGCCGCGCGGGCGCCCGGATCCCGCGCACGGCGAAGGAGCAGTGGACGAGACTGCCGAGGGTCCCCCTGAAGGAACTGCGCCCGGGAGACCTCGTGGTGTACCACCCGGAGGCGACGCACGTCGCGGTGTACGTCGGCAAGGGCAGGGTCGTCCAGGCACCGGGCCCGGGAGGCCGGGTGAGGATCACCCCCATCGCCACGGACCCGGTACTGGGAGCAGTACGTCCGACCTGA
- a CDS encoding alkene reductase, whose protein sequence is MTPTTPLLAPTHLGQLPLPHRLVMAPLTRNRAQPDGVPSKLMETYYTQRASAGLIIAEATTPNTVGQTYPNIPGIHTRPQIEGWRRITDAVHAAGGHMFLQLQHGGRVGHPANSGHVPVAPSPVPLPESIHTSTGRQPSVTPRELTKAGIRATVADFAQAARNARQAGFDGVEVHSANGHLLHQFLAANTNHRTDEYGGPAERRVRFTVEVTRAVAEAIGPERVGLRVSPGNTVNGIEETDTDTLYPALLATLAGDGLAYLHLVTMNHDHPLFPRLRALWPGTLVGNPALGPALPADGGRAAAEQLLAHGADLVALGRAFLANPDLVARLRTGAPLNEVQGALMMYTGGERGYLDYPTLAQASDARYAAVSSGS, encoded by the coding sequence ATGACGCCGACCACCCCACTCCTCGCCCCCACCCACCTCGGTCAACTCCCCCTCCCTCACCGCCTGGTGATGGCCCCTCTGACCCGCAACAGAGCCCAACCAGACGGCGTCCCCTCGAAGTTGATGGAGACGTACTACACGCAGCGCGCCTCCGCCGGCCTGATCATCGCGGAGGCGACGACCCCGAACACGGTGGGCCAGACGTACCCGAACATCCCCGGCATCCACACCCGCCCCCAGATCGAGGGCTGGCGGCGGATCACGGACGCGGTCCACGCGGCCGGCGGACACATGTTCCTCCAGCTCCAGCACGGCGGAAGGGTGGGCCACCCGGCGAACAGCGGGCACGTCCCCGTGGCCCCGTCCCCGGTCCCCCTCCCGGAGTCGATCCACACCTCCACCGGCCGCCAACCCTCGGTCACCCCACGGGAGTTGACGAAGGCCGGCATCAGGGCGACGGTCGCCGACTTCGCTCAGGCCGCCCGCAACGCGCGACAAGCCGGCTTCGACGGCGTCGAGGTGCACTCCGCCAACGGCCACCTCCTGCACCAGTTCCTCGCCGCGAACACCAACCACCGCACGGACGAGTACGGCGGCCCGGCCGAGCGCCGCGTCCGCTTCACCGTGGAGGTCACGCGCGCGGTCGCCGAGGCGATCGGCCCCGAGCGGGTGGGCCTGCGCGTCTCACCGGGCAACACCGTCAACGGCATCGAGGAGACCGACACCGACACCCTCTACCCGGCCCTGCTCGCGACGCTCGCCGGTGACGGCCTCGCCTATCTGCACCTGGTCACGATGAACCACGACCACCCCCTCTTCCCACGCCTGCGTGCCCTGTGGCCAGGCACCCTCGTCGGGAACCCGGCGCTCGGGCCGGCGCTCCCCGCCGACGGCGGCCGGGCGGCGGCCGAACAACTCCTCGCGCACGGCGCCGACTTGGTGGCCCTCGGCCGCGCGTTCCTCGCCAACCCGGACCTCGTCGCCCGCCTGCGCACGGGCGCCCCGCTCAACGAGGTGCAAGGCGCCCTGATGATGTACACGGGCGGCGAGCGGGGCTACCTCGACTACCCGACGCTGGCTCAGGCCAGCGACGCGAGGTACGCCGCCGTCAGCTCCGGCTCGTAG
- a CDS encoding DUF742 domain-containing protein yields the protein MTRNQLPVRGAGLPQVLGSARTGRYPHPARVRPYSLTGGRTRFGHVLLVETFVAALEAPEEHKELTSRQDPRVLPELAAIVELCRRMRTVAEIAALLRMPLGVVRVLLSDLADQGKIRVHGTGTAHGTGRPDRALLERVLSGLRRL from the coding sequence GTGACCAGGAACCAGCTCCCGGTGCGCGGCGCAGGGCTCCCCCAAGTTCTCGGCTCCGCTCGAACAGGGAGGTACCCCCATCCCGCCCGGGTCCGCCCCTACTCCCTGACCGGCGGACGCACCCGCTTCGGCCACGTCCTGCTCGTCGAGACCTTCGTCGCCGCCCTCGAAGCACCCGAGGAACACAAGGAGTTGACGAGCCGTCAAGACCCCAGGGTCCTCCCGGAGTTGGCGGCCATCGTCGAACTGTGCCGCCGCATGCGCACCGTGGCCGAGATCGCCGCGCTGCTGCGCATGCCGCTCGGTGTGGTCCGCGTCCTGCTCAGCGACCTCGCCGACCAGGGAAAGATCCGTGTGCACGGCACCGGTACCGCTCACGGTACGGGCCGTCCCGACCGCGCTCTGCTGGAAAGGGTGCTGAGTGGACTCCGTCGTCTCTGA
- a CDS encoding MerR family transcriptional regulator, with amino-acid sequence MRIGELARRSGVSERSLRYYEQQGLLVAARTPGGHREFGEWAVDRVIRVQALYAAGLNSATIARLLPCMRDADGGPSAAADGKLVEELVAERARIDRLIAELALSREVLDEAIGAASGE; translated from the coding sequence GTGCGGATCGGGGAGTTGGCTCGGCGCAGCGGGGTGAGCGAGCGGTCGTTGCGGTACTACGAGCAGCAGGGACTGCTGGTCGCCGCGCGGACGCCGGGCGGGCACCGGGAGTTCGGCGAGTGGGCCGTGGACCGGGTGATCCGGGTGCAGGCGCTGTACGCGGCCGGGTTGAACAGTGCCACCATCGCGCGGCTGCTGCCCTGTATGCGGGACGCGGACGGGGGGCCCAGTGCGGCGGCGGACGGGAAACTGGTGGAGGAACTGGTCGCCGAGCGGGCGCGGATCGATCGGCTGATCGCTGAACTCGCCCTGTCGCGTGAGGTGTTGGACGAGGCGATCGGGGCGGCTTCGGGGGAGTGA
- a CDS encoding roadblock/LC7 domain-containing protein, producing the protein MTAPSTFGLSSEARNLHWLLNNLVEEVPGIQSVAVVSSDGLLLLSSDPGLNAQAKQESSRKPGGPRGSAADLATIVSGIGSLTLGAARLMDFGGVKNTMVAMDDGSLCVMSISDGSLLGVHGNAECDMSIVAYHMALFVGRVGHVLTPELRTELRKSLEAEGSVR; encoded by the coding sequence TTGACCGCGCCCAGTACCTTCGGACTGAGCAGTGAGGCCCGTAACCTGCACTGGCTGTTGAACAACCTGGTGGAGGAGGTGCCCGGCATCCAGTCGGTGGCCGTCGTCTCCTCCGACGGCCTGCTGCTGCTCTCCTCCGATCCCGGCCTCAACGCCCAGGCGAAACAGGAGAGTTCACGCAAACCCGGCGGCCCCAGAGGCTCCGCCGCCGACCTCGCGACGATCGTGTCCGGCATCGGCAGCCTGACCCTGGGCGCCGCCCGCCTGATGGACTTCGGCGGCGTGAAGAACACCATGGTCGCGATGGACGACGGCAGCCTGTGCGTGATGTCGATCAGCGACGGCTCCCTGCTCGGCGTCCACGGCAACGCGGAGTGCGACATGAGTATCGTCGCGTACCACATGGCCCTGTTCGTGGGGCGCGTCGGCCACGTCCTGACGCCCGAACTCCGCACGGAACTACGGAAGTCGCTGGAGGCGGAAGGGAGCGTCCGGTGA